The Dehalogenimonas sp. 4OHTPN genome window below encodes:
- a CDS encoding sigma-70 family RNA polymerase sigma factor, giving the protein MQKSDSLRQKENKLAGLFDEYYDRIARYAFTRVGNRQEAEDLASEVFARALKSLDSFEERGLPMGAWLFKIAHNLVVDFHRRRAERKTVNVEDIEIESDDSPAEAAERKLEMERVQRAMENLTEEQREIIRLRFFAGLSSAEVGTLMGKSDGAVREGQSAALKKLRIKLL; this is encoded by the coding sequence ATGCAGAAGTCGGATTCCTTAAGGCAAAAAGAGAATAAGCTGGCCGGGCTGTTTGACGAGTATTATGATCGCATCGCCCGTTACGCCTTCACCCGCGTCGGAAACCGGCAGGAGGCCGAAGACCTGGCCTCGGAAGTCTTCGCCCGGGCGCTGAAATCCCTTGACAGCTTTGAGGAACGCGGTCTGCCGATGGGCGCCTGGTTGTTCAAGATCGCCCATAACCTGGTGGTGGATTTCCACCGGCGTCGGGCGGAGCGGAAGACAGTCAACGTCGAAGACATTGAGATTGAGTCAGACGACAGTCCGGCTGAAGCAGCCGAAAGAAAACTGGAGATGGAACGGGTACAGCGCGCCATGGAAAACCTGACCGAGGAACAGCGGGAGATTATCCGGTTGCGGTTCTTCGCCGGACTATCCTCCGCGGAAGTAGGCACCCTTATGGGCAAGAGCGACGGCGCGGTGCGCGAAGGCCAGTCCGCCGCGCTTAAGAAACTGCGGATTAAACTGCTATAG
- a CDS encoding DUF4382 domain-containing protein, which translates to MTKDFNTILDECLDRVTRGEGIETCIADYPEQAAELRPLVEAAARLQSSQFTPSANAKRQARLRFHEALDHRRRKLFWTRVPAWAAAAAGVVLLAVIGLAGLNVINPPGDGLPTIVVSTPASGDAVNFRFLVSDAPNDIGDFSSLVVTVDRVALLKKGGDGESWVTFTPEVKEFDLTQLIGAASQQLWQGQVPEGEYAKVELIASGLRGTLKSGETIDIKLPSNKLQIGIPFTVGADTVTSFTFDITVNKTGQGSGKYILSPQAAESGAAYEKKP; encoded by the coding sequence ATGACCAAAGATTTCAATACCATCCTCGATGAATGCCTCGACCGGGTAACCCGGGGCGAAGGCATTGAGACCTGCATCGCCGATTATCCCGAGCAGGCCGCTGAACTCCGGCCGCTGGTGGAAGCCGCGGCGAGGTTGCAATCTAGCCAGTTCACGCCATCGGCTAACGCTAAGCGGCAGGCCAGGCTGCGTTTCCACGAGGCGCTCGACCATCGTCGGCGGAAACTATTCTGGACGCGGGTACCGGCCTGGGCGGCCGCGGCAGCGGGGGTGGTGCTCCTGGCCGTTATCGGGCTGGCGGGACTGAATGTCATTAATCCCCCGGGTGATGGATTGCCGACCATTGTCGTCTCCACTCCGGCCTCGGGCGACGCCGTCAATTTCCGCTTTCTAGTTTCCGACGCGCCCAACGACATCGGTGACTTCAGCAGCCTCGTGGTGACGGTTGACCGGGTGGCGCTGCTCAAGAAGGGCGGCGACGGCGAATCCTGGGTCACCTTCACCCCGGAAGTGAAAGAGTTTGATCTCACCCAACTTATCGGAGCCGCCTCTCAGCAGTTGTGGCAGGGCCAGGTGCCGGAAGGGGAATATGCCAAAGTTGAACTCATCGCCAGCGGCCTAAGGGGAACACTTAAATCCGGCGAAACGATTGATATTAAACTACCGAGCAACAAGCTGCAGATCGGTATTCCCTTTACCGTCGGTGCCGATACCGTAACCTCATTCACCTTCGATATTACTGTCAACAAGACCGGGCAGGGTTCCGGTAAATATATCCTCAGCCCTCAGGCTGCCGAAAGCGGTGCCGCCTACGAAAAGAAGCCCTGA
- a CDS encoding putative Ig domain-containing protein → MKKSIIAKAAGVLAALAVVLAGCAQLGIPSPGDVLGSQPTTGKLEVRVTDAPPQKVITAVNVTVASVEINKSGTAEADGGWMTLDFAGPATFDLLKVQDREQLLAVKDQLEPGKYGQIRMEVTRVQVTFDNNGTPEVVDAKLPSGKLKFIKGFEIAAGQTTVLLFDFIASESIHTAGNSGQVIFQPVIKLSVTQVPGAMEITTPGLPNGMAGQPYTAPMAAMGGTAPYTWSIATGALPAGLAIDAATGAITGTPSAAGLSTFRVRVVDSSADAKKAAERVFTIDIAAAGTIQIVETSLAEGTVGVAYSAQLNALGGTATRTWAVTSGTLPAGLVIDATTGIISGTPSAAGETSITVTVTDTTAPTPLTDSQAFLLRVVAAPAPPPTT, encoded by the coding sequence ATGAAAAAAAGCATTATCGCAAAGGCAGCGGGCGTTCTGGCCGCTCTGGCGGTCGTCCTGGCCGGCTGCGCCCAGCTCGGCATTCCGTCCCCAGGCGATGTTCTTGGCAGCCAGCCGACCACCGGCAAACTTGAAGTCCGCGTCACCGACGCCCCGCCGCAGAAAGTCATTACGGCGGTCAATGTGACTGTGGCTTCAGTGGAGATCAATAAATCGGGCACCGCGGAGGCTGATGGCGGCTGGATGACCCTGGACTTTGCCGGCCCGGCGACCTTCGACCTCCTTAAGGTCCAGGACCGGGAGCAGCTGCTGGCGGTCAAAGACCAGCTTGAACCGGGCAAATACGGTCAGATCCGCATGGAAGTGACTAGAGTGCAAGTCACCTTCGACAACAATGGAACTCCGGAAGTGGTAGACGCCAAGTTACCCAGCGGCAAACTCAAATTCATCAAAGGTTTTGAGATCGCAGCCGGGCAGACCACGGTGCTGCTGTTTGATTTCATCGCCTCTGAATCCATCCATACCGCCGGCAATTCCGGTCAGGTCATCTTCCAGCCGGTCATCAAGCTTTCGGTGACCCAGGTTCCCGGCGCAATGGAAATCACCACACCAGGCCTGCCTAACGGCATGGCGGGGCAGCCTTATACCGCTCCGATGGCTGCCATGGGCGGCACCGCGCCTTATACCTGGAGCATCGCCACCGGCGCCCTGCCGGCCGGCCTTGCTATCGATGCCGCCACCGGCGCCATCACCGGCACGCCGTCTGCAGCCGGCCTCTCGACCTTCAGAGTCAGGGTTGTGGACAGCTCGGCCGATGCCAAAAAAGCGGCCGAAAGGGTCTTTACCATAGACATCGCCGCGGCTGGGACCATTCAAATCGTGGAGACCAGCCTGGCTGAAGGCACTGTCGGCGTTGCCTACAGCGCGCAGTTGAATGCTCTCGGCGGCACCGCCACTCGGACCTGGGCGGTCACCTCAGGGACGCTGCCGGCCGGACTGGTCATTGATGCAACCACCGGCATTATCTCCGGCACGCCGTCCGCCGCCGGAGAAACGTCCATCACCGTGACTGTCACCGACACTACAGCGCCGACGCCGCTGACTGACTCCCAGGCGTTCCTCCTGCGCGTCGTAGCCGCTCCGGCGCCGCCGCCGACAACCTAG
- a CDS encoding HIT domain-containing protein, giving the protein MEQLWAPWRGKLIEGPKPDGCIFCDLPRAGNDKKTLILYRGAEAFVIMNAYPYAAGHLMVAPFRHAARLADLSRSERAEIMDLAARCEAALTSAMKPEGFNAGFNLGKAAGAGVEAHLHCHIVPRWVGDTNFMPVLSDTRVINQSLEEIYDRLKEYFK; this is encoded by the coding sequence ATGGAGCAGCTTTGGGCCCCCTGGCGGGGTAAGTTGATCGAAGGCCCGAAACCGGACGGTTGTATCTTCTGCGACCTGCCGCGAGCCGGAAATGATAAAAAAACGCTGATTCTCTACCGCGGCGCCGAGGCCTTCGTCATTATGAACGCCTATCCTTACGCCGCCGGGCACCTGATGGTGGCGCCGTTCCGCCACGCCGCCCGGCTGGCCGACCTCAGCCGCAGCGAACGCGCCGAGATCATGGACCTGGCCGCCCGGTGTGAAGCCGCGCTGACCTCGGCCATGAAGCCGGAAGGCTTCAACGCCGGCTTCAACCTGGGCAAAGCGGCCGGCGCTGGGGTGGAGGCGCACCTGCACTGCCATATTGTGCCGCGGTGGGTGGGGGACACCAACTTCATGCCGGTCCTCTCGGATACCAGGGTCATCAACCAGTCGCTTGAAGAAATCTACGATAGATTAAAGGAGTACTTCAAATGA